GTTCACTGTAAGTGTAACGGTCTTCTTATTCCCTTCGTAAATAACTAAGGAAACGACAGTCACGAATAACGTTGTAAAAATAATCGTAAACAATATTTGTTTACTCCTCAATGACTTAAAGAACAGGTTTTTCATGGTATCACTTTGCATGAAAAAATTCCTCCTTCATCACTTGTGTGATTATATAGGGTCCTTTTTTGCATGTCAACCCAATAGTTTTTTATTTTAATAGATTTGAGTGCGCCCTATTTAAGAAGAGTATGAGAATATAACTCTCCTTTTATTCATCTATTCGAAATAGTTTTAAAGCATTTTTCGTCGTGACTGATGCCACTTCTTCTACAGATATCTCTTTTAGTTTGGCAATTTCTTCCGCAACTAATGTTACATATACTGGTTCATTACGTTTTCCTCTATGTGGATGAGGTGTTAAATAAGGCGCATCGGTTTCGATTAACAACTTACTTAACGGGATTTCTTTTGCAACTTGCTTTGGCCCTTTCGCATTTTTAAACGTAACTGGACCACCGAGCGAAATAAGAAAGTTCATTGCGATACATTCTTTTGCAATTTCTACACTTCCACTAAAACAGTGCATAATTCCACCGACTTTTTCAGCTTCTTCTTCTTTCAAAATGCGTACGACATCCGCCGTAGCATCCCGGTTATGAATTACAATCGGTAAATTTACTTTTTTAGCGAGTTGGACTTGTCTTCTAAAGAGTTTTTGTTGAACCTCTTTTGGAGATTTATCCCAATAATAATCAAGACCCATCTCTCCAATGCCAACTACTTTAGGATGTGCTGCAAGCGATTCAATCCATTCTAAGTCTTCCTCCGTACAATCAATTGCATCGACGGGATGCCAACCAACAACCGCGTAAATAAAAGGATAACGTTCTGTTAACTCCATCGCTTTACGAATTGTTTTACGGTCAAATCCAATTACAACCATTTTTGAAACGCCCGCCTCTAACGCACGTTCAATGACTTCTTCGACATCTCCTTCGTATTGATCTGCATTTAAATGTACATGTGTATCTATAAACATATTTTCTCTCCTCGCACTTTTTTAATTGTAATAGAGTTAACTATTTCTTTTGTCACAACCATGTTACAAATACATTACAGCGTTTTTGTAGATTGATATAAACAGAATGATTTAATTTGTCGTTAAATGGTTATTCTTATCAATAAAAAAGTGACGTATCTTATGATTACGTCACTTTTTCATCATATATATTATTTCCAATTTATTTTTTAATAAACTTTTGATTTATTTCAGCTTTATTTCACAGTAGCGCCGTTTTCTAATGACTTTTCCACTGTTGCAAGCTTTAATACGCCATTTGATTCTCCTGCTAAAATCATCCCTTGCGATAATTCCCCACGAAGTTTAACTGGTTTTAAGTTCGCAACCACAATCACTTTCTCGCCGATTAAAGATTCTGGTGCATAGTGTTCTGCAATTCCAGAGACAACTTGCCTTTGTTCAAACCCTAGATCAAGCTGTAGTTTTAATAACTTATCTGTCTTCGGGACTTTTTCACAAGCAATTACTGTTGCAACACGTAAATCCACATTCATAAATTGGTCAAATGTAATTTCATCACCAATAGGCTCAGCTTCTTGCTTTTCGGGTTCAACATTTTCTTCAGGCGCAGTAATTGCCATTTGCGCTCGAATGTATTCAACCTCCGTCTCAACTTCCAAGCGCGGGAATATCGGAACTCCTTTTTCAACAACTTTTGTTCCAACTGGAGTTGCGTTGAAATCACCAAGCGTTTCCCAAGTAAGCATTTCCTCGGAAAGACCGAGTTGTTCTATAATTTTCTTCGGAGTTTCAGTCATAAACGGTTGTAGCAATACCGCAATGTGACGAAGTGATGAAACGAGATTCAACATGACAGACGCTAGTTTACCACGTTCATTCTCATCTCTTGCAAGAACCCACGGTGTTGTTTCATCGACATATTTATTCGTTCTGGAAACAAGCGCCCATAATTCACTTAGCACGACGCTAAATTGCATGTTTTCCATAGCTTTTTCATATTTCGTAACCGTGTTCGTAATAAATTCTTTTAACGCATCGTCAAACTCGGTCGGCTCTAATTCCTCAGTTGGAATAACACCTTCGAAATATTGATTAATCATCGAAACTGTACGGTTTAGTAAGTTTCCAAGGTCATTCGCAAGGTCATAATTTGTTCTTTCAACAAACGCTTCTGGTGAAAACTCACCATCTTGACCAAAAGGCAGCTCACGTAAAAGGAAATAGCGAGTTGCATCTAACCCGTAACGATTAACGAGCATTTCAGGATACACGACGTTTCCTTTCGATTTAGACATTTTCCCGTCTTTCATCATAATAAAGCCATGTGCAAAAACTTTCTTCGGTAATGGAAGATCAAGTGCCATTAGGAAGATTGGCCAATAAATAGTATGGAAACGCACAATATCTTTACCTACAACGTGCACGTCTGCCGGCCAGTATTTATTAAAGAGGGTTTCATCATCTGAACCATATCCAAGTGCTGTAATATAGTTTGTTAACGCGTCAACCCATACATAAATAACGTGCTCTGCGTCCCCAGGCACTTTAATTCCCCAATCAAACGACATACGGGAAACGGATAAATCCTCCAGTCCTGGTTTAATGAAGTTATTAATCATTTCATTTTTACGGGACTCCGGTTCAATAAACTGTAAATTTTCTTCATAGTACTGCAGTAATCGATCCGCATATTTCTTCATATTAAAGAAATAAGACTCTTCTTTAACTCTTTGAACAGATCGTCCACAATCCGGACAATTTCCATTCTCTAGTTGTGACTCACTAAAGTATGATTCACACGGCGTACAGTGCCACCCTTCGTATTCACCTTTATAAATGTCACCGTTATCAAGGAATGTCTTAAATATTTTTTTAACTAGTTCAGTATGACGGCTTTCAGTCGTGCGAATAAAGTCATCATAAGAGATATCCATTTTTGCCCATAAGTCTTTGGCAATTTTTGCAATCCCGTCAACGTATTCCTGAGGTGGTTGACCAGACTCATCTGCAACTTCCTGTATTTTTTGACCATGTTCATCCATTCCTGTCAAAAATCGAACATCATATCCCCGCAGGCGTTTATAACGCGCAATTGCATCAGAGGCAACAGTTGTATAAGCCGTGCCAATATGGAAGTTTCCGCTAGGATAATAAATTGGCGTTGTAATATAAAAAGTCTCTTTTTGTTCAGACACGAAAATTCCTCCAGTATAATTGTATGTATTCTTTATTCTATCGAAATTATTAGAACCGCACAATGTTATTCTTATTGTAATATTAGTATAGGCAATACAAAATTGATTAATCAGCAAAAAATACTATTGTTTTAATATCATTTATTCTAGAAGATTCTATT
This window of the Sporosarcina ureilytica genome carries:
- a CDS encoding TatD family hydrolase; this encodes MFIDTHVHLNADQYEGDVEEVIERALEAGVSKMVVIGFDRKTIRKAMELTERYPFIYAVVGWHPVDAIDCTEEDLEWIESLAAHPKVVGIGEMGLDYYWDKSPKEVQQKLFRRQVQLAKKVNLPIVIHNRDATADVVRILKEEEAEKVGGIMHCFSGSVEIAKECIAMNFLISLGGPVTFKNAKGPKQVAKEIPLSKLLIETDAPYLTPHPHRGKRNEPVYVTLVAEEIAKLKEISVEEVASVTTKNALKLFRIDE
- the metG gene encoding methionine--tRNA ligase encodes the protein MSEQKETFYITTPIYYPSGNFHIGTAYTTVASDAIARYKRLRGYDVRFLTGMDEHGQKIQEVADESGQPPQEYVDGIAKIAKDLWAKMDISYDDFIRTTESRHTELVKKIFKTFLDNGDIYKGEYEGWHCTPCESYFSESQLENGNCPDCGRSVQRVKEESYFFNMKKYADRLLQYYEENLQFIEPESRKNEMINNFIKPGLEDLSVSRMSFDWGIKVPGDAEHVIYVWVDALTNYITALGYGSDDETLFNKYWPADVHVVGKDIVRFHTIYWPIFLMALDLPLPKKVFAHGFIMMKDGKMSKSKGNVVYPEMLVNRYGLDATRYFLLRELPFGQDGEFSPEAFVERTNYDLANDLGNLLNRTVSMINQYFEGVIPTEELEPTEFDDALKEFITNTVTKYEKAMENMQFSVVLSELWALVSRTNKYVDETTPWVLARDENERGKLASVMLNLVSSLRHIAVLLQPFMTETPKKIIEQLGLSEEMLTWETLGDFNATPVGTKVVEKGVPIFPRLEVETEVEYIRAQMAITAPEENVEPEKQEAEPIGDEITFDQFMNVDLRVATVIACEKVPKTDKLLKLQLDLGFEQRQVVSGIAEHYAPESLIGEKVIVVANLKPVKLRGELSQGMILAGESNGVLKLATVEKSLENGATVK